The Solibacillus sp. FSL W7-1464 genome contains a region encoding:
- a CDS encoding NfeD family protein, with protein MKRTKGFSWIFLMVMSFVLILPSLTVSANGKGKVYEIAINNEIEKGLVEHLKRGFDEAKSNNAEAIILNMHTPGGFVTAASDIGRMLDEIEIPVIAFINSDALSAGAYIALHADEIYMTPNATMGAAAVIDSAGNTAGEKAESDWLAKMTAAAENSGREAKYAKAMVRNDYDLPELRAPKGKLLTLTAKDAEKVKYSNGTVASMTELLERAGLEDSDVVKVEQTFAEKLARFITNPIIVPILLSIASIGLVVELYSPGFGVAGTMGLASLGMFFFGHMIAGFAGYETVIIFVIGLILLVAELFVPGGIIGIIGGALIIGSLLFAGESFVHMAYSILIAMIIAGIGMVILMKFFGKKLHMFNRLVLRDATTTEEGYVSNKNRIELIGKTGQAITPLRPSGTVLVDQDRLDVVTQGGYIDAGKTVEVVKVEGSRIVVREFIGRGGE; from the coding sequence TTGAAACGAACGAAAGGATTTAGTTGGATTTTTCTGATGGTCATGTCATTCGTCTTAATACTCCCTTCTTTAACTGTATCCGCGAATGGTAAAGGTAAAGTATATGAAATTGCCATCAACAATGAAATTGAAAAAGGGTTGGTGGAGCATCTCAAACGAGGATTTGATGAAGCGAAAAGCAATAATGCAGAAGCAATCATTCTTAATATGCATACACCGGGCGGATTTGTTACAGCGGCTTCGGATATAGGCAGAATGCTGGACGAAATCGAGATTCCGGTCATTGCTTTCATCAACTCGGATGCACTTTCGGCTGGGGCGTATATTGCCTTACATGCCGACGAAATCTATATGACACCAAACGCAACGATGGGTGCAGCAGCGGTTATTGATTCTGCAGGCAACACAGCAGGAGAGAAGGCGGAAAGTGACTGGCTTGCAAAAATGACAGCAGCTGCCGAAAACTCCGGCAGGGAAGCTAAATATGCGAAGGCAATGGTCAGAAATGACTATGATTTGCCGGAACTAAGAGCGCCTAAAGGAAAGCTCCTCACGTTAACTGCCAAAGATGCGGAAAAAGTTAAGTACTCAAACGGTACTGTCGCTTCGATGACAGAACTGCTTGAAAGAGCAGGGCTTGAGGACAGCGATGTTGTCAAGGTGGAGCAGACATTTGCCGAAAAACTGGCACGCTTTATTACAAATCCGATTATCGTTCCTATTTTGCTGTCGATTGCAAGTATCGGACTAGTTGTTGAGCTGTATTCACCAGGCTTTGGTGTTGCAGGGACAATGGGGCTTGCTTCGTTAGGTATGTTCTTCTTTGGACATATGATTGCCGGTTTTGCCGGATATGAAACCGTCATCATTTTTGTAATCGGGCTTATTTTACTCGTTGCCGAGCTATTTGTACCAGGTGGCATAATTGGTATTATCGGTGGCGCATTAATAATAGGAAGTTTGCTGTTTGCAGGGGAAAGCTTTGTTCATATGGCTTATTCGATTTTAATCGCAATGATAATTGCAGGTATAGGAATGGTGATACTTATGAAATTCTTCGGGAAAAAGTTGCATATGTTTAACCGTCTCGTGCTGAGAGATGCAACGACGACGGAAGAAGGTTATGTTTCAAACAAAAACCGAATTGAATTAATAGGCAAGACAGGGCAGGCTATTACGCCTTTACGACCATCAGGGACCGTTCTTGTTGATCAGGATCGTCTTGATGTTGTAACACAGGGCGGATATATTGATGCTGGTAAAACAGTTGAAGTAGTAAAAGTAGAAGGCTCTCGTATTGTCGTAAGAGAATTTATTGGAAGAGGTGGAGAATAA
- the mtaB gene encoding tRNA (N(6)-L-threonylcarbamoyladenosine(37)-C(2))-methylthiotransferase MtaB translates to MSYERTKTVSLHTLGCKVNHYETEAIWQLFKEQGYERTEFDHQADVYVINTCTVTNTGDKKSRQVIRRAIRQNPDAVICVTGCYAQTSPAEIMAIPGVDIVVGTQDREKMLGYIDQYRNERQPINAVRNIMKNRVYEELDVPAFTDRTRASLKIQEGCNNFCTFCIIPWARGLMRSRDPEEVIRQAQQLVDAGYLEIVLTGIHTGGYGQDFKDYNLAQLLRDLEAQVKGLKRLRISSIEASQLTDEVIEVLQNSEIVVNHLHIPIQSGSDTVLKRMRRKYTMEFFAERLEKLKIALPDLAVTSDVIVGFPGETEEEFMETYNFIRDHKFSELHVFPYSQRTGTPAARMEDQVDEEIKNERVHRLIALNDQLAKEYASRFEGEVLEVIPEERFKDGDNENLYVGYTTNYLKVIFEGTEEMVGQLVKVKVTKAGYPYNEGQFVRVLEGQAI, encoded by the coding sequence ATGAGTTACGAACGTACGAAAACCGTATCTCTACATACATTAGGGTGTAAAGTAAACCACTATGAAACAGAAGCTATTTGGCAGCTATTTAAAGAGCAGGGATATGAGCGTACTGAGTTCGATCATCAGGCGGACGTGTATGTTATTAATACATGTACAGTAACAAACACCGGCGATAAAAAATCCCGCCAAGTAATTCGCCGTGCCATTCGTCAAAATCCGGATGCGGTAATATGTGTAACGGGCTGTTACGCACAAACGTCACCGGCTGAAATTATGGCGATTCCAGGGGTCGATATTGTTGTTGGGACACAGGACCGCGAGAAAATGCTTGGATATATCGATCAATACCGTAACGAACGCCAGCCGATCAATGCGGTACGCAATATTATGAAAAACCGTGTGTATGAGGAGTTGGATGTACCGGCATTTACTGACCGTACTCGTGCCTCACTGAAAATCCAGGAAGGCTGCAATAACTTCTGTACGTTCTGTATCATTCCTTGGGCGCGCGGCTTAATGCGTTCACGTGATCCGGAAGAAGTTATTCGCCAGGCACAGCAGCTTGTTGATGCGGGTTATCTGGAAATCGTCCTTACAGGCATTCATACAGGCGGATACGGACAAGACTTCAAAGACTATAATCTGGCACAGCTGTTACGCGATTTGGAAGCACAGGTTAAAGGTTTGAAACGTTTGCGTATTTCTTCAATTGAAGCATCCCAATTAACAGATGAGGTTATTGAAGTACTGCAAAACTCTGAAATTGTGGTAAACCATTTACACATTCCGATTCAATCGGGTTCGGATACGGTATTAAAACGTATGCGCCGTAAGTATACGATGGAGTTTTTCGCAGAGCGTCTTGAAAAGCTGAAAATCGCTTTGCCGGACCTAGCTGTAACTTCTGACGTAATCGTAGGTTTCCCGGGTGAAACAGAAGAAGAGTTTATGGAAACATACAATTTCATCCGCGATCACAAATTCTCGGAGCTTCATGTATTCCCGTATTCTCAACGTACAGGTACACCTGCAGCGAGAATGGAAGATCAAGTTGACGAAGAAATCAAAAACGAACGTGTTCACCGTTTAATTGCGCTGAATGATCAGCTAGCAAAAGAATATGCTTCCCGTTTTGAAGGGGAAGTACTGGAAGTGATTCCGGAAGAACGTTTTAAAGATGGCGACAATGAAAACTTATATGTAGGTTATACAACAAACTACTTAAAAGTTATTTTCGAAGGAACAGAAGAAATGGTCGGACAACTTGTAAAAGTTAAAGTTACAAAAGCTGGCTATCCGTACAACGAAGGACAATTCGTTCGCGTACTGGAAGGCCAGGCAATTTAA
- a CDS encoding PhoH family protein: MSEKYVELQIDNPNEAVMLLGMSDANITLIEETYSVQIITRGEVIQIAGDDLEKKNQAYAVLEALLKVIRKNINIDQRDVSTAIEMASKGTIEYYAELYDEEIARNTKGKPIRAKTIGQREYIRAIRHKDLIFGIGPAGTGKTYLAVVMATQALKNGHVKRIILTRPAVEAGESLGFLPGDLKEKVDPYLRPLYDALHDIYGQEQTQRLIERGTIEIAPLAYMRGRTLDDAFVILDEAQNTTHQQMKMFLTRLGFGSKMVITGDKTQIDLPKNTESGLIIAERTLRYVKDIHFQILEQGDVVRHPLVARVIQAYTEQEL; this comes from the coding sequence ATGTCAGAAAAATATGTTGAGCTCCAAATCGACAATCCGAATGAAGCTGTAATGCTTTTAGGAATGTCAGATGCAAATATAACATTGATTGAAGAAACTTATAGCGTACAAATTATTACGCGTGGGGAAGTCATACAAATCGCAGGCGATGATTTAGAAAAGAAAAATCAAGCATATGCCGTTTTGGAAGCGTTATTGAAAGTTATACGAAAAAATATTAATATCGATCAGCGTGATGTATCGACAGCTATTGAAATGGCCAGCAAAGGTACGATTGAATATTATGCGGAGTTATATGATGAAGAAATTGCGCGTAATACAAAAGGGAAGCCGATTCGTGCAAAAACGATCGGACAGCGTGAATACATTCGGGCAATCCGTCATAAAGACCTGATTTTCGGAATTGGACCAGCCGGAACCGGTAAAACGTATTTGGCGGTTGTGATGGCCACACAGGCATTAAAAAATGGCCATGTAAAACGTATTATTTTAACACGCCCTGCTGTTGAAGCCGGGGAATCATTAGGATTTTTACCGGGTGACTTAAAGGAAAAAGTAGATCCGTATTTACGTCCGCTCTATGATGCCTTACATGACATTTATGGACAGGAACAGACGCAGCGCCTGATCGAGCGCGGGACGATAGAAATCGCGCCGTTAGCGTATATGCGTGGCCGAACACTGGATGATGCCTTCGTTATTTTAGACGAAGCTCAAAATACGACGCACCAGCAAATGAAAATGTTTTTAACCCGTTTAGGTTTTGGCTCGAAAATGGTCATCACGGGTGACAAAACACAAATAGATTTACCTAAAAACACGGAATCCGGTCTGATTATTGCAGAGCGTACATTACGCTATGTAAAAGACATTCACTTCCAAATACTTGAGCAGGGCGATGTTGTCCGTCACCCATTAGTAGCGAGAGTAATACAGGCTTACACAGAGCAGGAGTTATAA
- the rpsU gene encoding 30S ribosomal protein S21 → MSKTVVRKNESLEDALRRFKRTVSKSGTIQEVRKREFYEKPSVKRKKKSEAARKRKW, encoded by the coding sequence ATGTCAAAAACTGTCGTTCGCAAAAACGAATCGCTTGAAGATGCTCTTCGTCGCTTCAAACGTACTGTATCAAAATCAGGTACAATTCAGGAAGTTAGAAAGCGCGAGTTCTACGAAAAACCTAGCGTTAAACGTAAAAAGAAATCAGAAGCTGCACGTAAACGTAAGTGGTAA
- a CDS encoding diacylglycerol kinase family protein — MNVRKFLRSFRYAMEGLVTAVHEQNFRFHLVSAVIVIMAGLLTGLSTIEWCIIILVIAFVIGTELINTAIERVVDLASPEIHPLAKQAKDVAAGAVLVFALASVIIGLLIFLPKWF; from the coding sequence ATGAACGTCCGTAAATTTTTACGTTCTTTTCGCTATGCAATGGAAGGACTCGTTACGGCTGTACACGAACAGAATTTCAGATTTCACTTAGTGAGTGCCGTCATTGTTATTATGGCAGGCTTATTGACAGGACTATCGACCATCGAATGGTGCATCATCATTTTAGTCATAGCGTTTGTCATAGGAACTGAGCTGATCAACACGGCAATCGAGCGTGTTGTGGACTTGGCATCACCCGAAATTCATCCGCTCGCCAAGCAGGCGAAGGATGTTGCGGCAGGTGCTGTACTTGTTTTTGCGCTCGCAAGTGTTATAATCGGACTACTCATATTTTTACCAAAATGGTTTTAA
- the floA gene encoding flotillin-like protein FloA (flotillin-like protein involved in membrane lipid rafts) yields MNMLADAGTITLIVGLVIAFIILAVFFTFVPVALWISALAAGVRVSIFTLIGMRLRRVIPSRIVNPLIKAHKAGLEVTINQLESHYLAGGNVDRVVNALIAAHRANIELTFERAAAIDLAGRDVLEAVQMSVNPKVIETPFIAGVAMNGIEVKAKARITVRANLDRLVGGAGEETIVARVGEGIVSTLGSSESHSKVLENPDLISQTVLSKGLDSGTAFEILSIDIADVDIGKNIGAELQIEQAQADKNIAQAKAEERRAMAVASEQEMIAKVQEMKAKVVEAEAEVPMALAEALRSGNFGIMDYMNYKNIQADTSMRDSISKVSNDDNNKDPKNK; encoded by the coding sequence ATGAATATGTTGGCAGATGCAGGAACAATTACATTAATTGTCGGATTAGTCATTGCATTTATTATCCTGGCAGTATTTTTCACATTTGTTCCGGTTGCACTATGGATTAGTGCACTAGCAGCAGGTGTAAGAGTAAGTATTTTCACATTAATCGGAATGCGTTTACGTCGGGTAATTCCTTCACGTATTGTGAATCCGTTAATTAAGGCTCATAAAGCTGGTTTAGAAGTAACAATCAACCAATTGGAGTCACACTATTTAGCAGGTGGTAACGTAGACCGCGTTGTCAATGCATTAATCGCGGCACACCGTGCGAATATTGAGTTAACATTTGAACGTGCTGCAGCAATTGATTTAGCTGGTCGTGACGTTTTGGAAGCGGTACAAATGTCGGTAAACCCGAAAGTTATTGAAACACCATTTATTGCCGGTGTTGCGATGAACGGGATTGAAGTAAAAGCAAAAGCGCGTATTACAGTACGTGCCAACCTGGACCGCTTAGTCGGTGGTGCTGGTGAAGAAACGATCGTTGCCCGTGTTGGTGAAGGTATCGTATCGACACTAGGTTCTAGTGAATCACATTCAAAAGTACTGGAAAATCCGGATCTGATCTCTCAAACGGTATTATCGAAAGGTTTAGACTCTGGTACGGCATTCGAAATTCTGTCGATCGATATCGCGGACGTTGATATCGGTAAAAACATCGGTGCCGAGCTTCAAATCGAGCAGGCACAGGCAGACAAAAACATCGCTCAGGCAAAAGCCGAAGAACGTCGTGCAATGGCCGTAGCAAGCGAGCAAGAGATGATTGCAAAAGTTCAGGAAATGAAAGCGAAAGTAGTAGAAGCAGAGGCAGAAGTTCCAATGGCTCTTGCAGAAGCGCTTCGTTCTGGCAACTTCGGGATTATGGATTACATGAACTACAAAAATATTCAGGCGGACACATCAATGCGTGATTCGATTTCTAAAGTTTCGAATGACGACAACAACAAAGATCCGAAAAACAAATAA
- a CDS encoding adenylate cyclase, translating to MKKIWMFAAILFILYGCTEKKEEPTVESESAMVEVKIPTEVAQHYGSLNIEHKVSDIFKTIQPNGVVSLEMNQQQLTEIAQQTEQFLEQYKETSEKSPENGIMHIDADEDYSNWEIVLSDDLLLGQEAFDLAQEYLIKNILTYQLVHRNIPELNIRYITDSGEPLDRKNIRTKFTYSDE from the coding sequence ATGAAGAAAATATGGATGTTTGCTGCAATTCTATTTATTTTATATGGTTGCACGGAGAAAAAGGAAGAACCTACAGTGGAAAGTGAATCAGCTATGGTGGAGGTCAAAATCCCGACAGAAGTAGCCCAACATTACGGCTCGCTTAATATTGAGCACAAGGTATCGGATATTTTTAAAACAATTCAGCCAAATGGTGTCGTTTCTTTAGAAATGAATCAGCAACAGTTAACTGAAATTGCGCAACAAACGGAACAGTTCCTGGAACAGTACAAAGAGACGAGTGAAAAAAGCCCGGAAAATGGAATTATGCATATCGATGCAGATGAAGACTATTCGAATTGGGAAATTGTATTGTCGGATGATTTACTTTTAGGACAGGAAGCATTTGATTTGGCACAAGAGTATTTAATCAAAAATATTTTAACGTACCAGTTAGTCCATCGTAATATTCCCGAGTTGAATATACGGTATATCACAGATTCAGGAGAACCTTTGGACAGAAAAAATATTCGTACAAAGTTTACCTATTCGGATGAATAA
- the ybeY gene encoding rRNA maturation RNase YbeY, with translation MLLIDFLDETNEVQESHLELVEKLLQHAAEQERIEDGSEVSVTFVTNEAIHEINREYRDKDQPTDVISFAMEEMGEGEIQIVGEGIPRILGDIIISTDRTREQAAEYGHTFERELGFLAVHGFLHLLGYDHMTPEDEKVMFGKQDTILQSYGLGRDTNERP, from the coding sequence ATGTTATTAATTGATTTTTTAGATGAGACAAATGAAGTACAAGAATCCCACTTGGAGTTGGTGGAAAAATTACTTCAGCATGCAGCAGAGCAGGAAAGAATTGAGGATGGCTCGGAAGTGTCCGTGACGTTTGTGACGAATGAAGCGATCCATGAAATTAACCGTGAATACCGCGACAAAGATCAGCCTACTGATGTCATTTCGTTTGCAATGGAAGAAATGGGGGAAGGGGAAATACAAATTGTTGGTGAAGGGATTCCGCGAATTTTAGGAGATATTATCATTTCGACAGACCGTACACGTGAACAGGCTGCCGAATATGGACATACATTTGAACGTGAGCTCGGCTTCCTGGCTGTTCATGGCTTTTTACACCTGCTGGGCTATGATCATATGACACCGGAAGATGAAAAAGTCATGTTCGGGAAGCAGGATACGATTTTGCAGTCATACGGCCTAGGTCGGGATACAAATGAACGTCCGTAA
- a CDS encoding HD family phosphohydrolase yields MIIERLNKLIQLISFRALLIIVLAAAALLQFFLMIDNVRGVTYDIQLTELSPETIRSTKTVEDTVKTEIERENAEKAVDPVYIYKDEVPSQRATFVATIFDIALEVKKDIAEAEEEVPQSEQIKKLRSGLKDIFDNQQNLILSDAQLLNVLSAPLATLESTRDALSTLVEVNLNYPLRKDSLLPYRNELESKIRQQPSISEGLMSVAIAIGRAAIVETEVLDEEKTAIAKQQAKDAVEPTRILQGQIIVQEGEVITREIYRQLELLGMLDSEESIKPIAGLIILILLQMTFLFVLFDRSEKDIASKRNELLVTIIVYAIALIMMKLIALISSNFDLMIAFIFPSALVTMLVRVLANDRVASILTIITAASAGIIFHEGLSGILQMDTALYILFGGFASIIFMRSLEKRTDILQAVGIVTLVNIVFIAFYMLMAQSGYGMKEVSFYVAAAIISGLLSGALMMGLLPYFETAFGILSVVRLIELSNPNHPLLKKILTETPGTYHHSIMVANLAEAACEAIGADGLLARVGCYYHDVGKTRRPLFFIENQMGTNPHDTMAPESSAEIIIAHTTDGAELLRKHKMPQEIIDICLQHHGTSTLKFFLFKAKEEGKELDESIFRYPGPKPQTKETAIISIADSVEAAVRSMQQPNAEKIQKLVQSIIQDRVQDDQFDECDISLKELKKIEDVLCETLNGTFHSRIEYPKE; encoded by the coding sequence ATGATCATAGAAAGATTAAACAAGCTCATCCAACTAATCAGCTTTCGCGCACTGTTAATCATCGTACTTGCGGCTGCTGCACTTCTGCAGTTTTTCCTGATGATTGATAATGTCCGGGGCGTTACATATGATATCCAGCTAACTGAATTATCACCGGAAACCATTCGGTCAACCAAGACAGTGGAGGATACGGTAAAGACGGAAATAGAAAGGGAGAATGCGGAGAAAGCCGTAGATCCTGTATACATATATAAAGATGAAGTGCCAAGTCAGCGTGCAACTTTTGTAGCAACCATTTTTGATATCGCATTGGAAGTGAAGAAGGATATTGCAGAGGCTGAGGAAGAAGTGCCGCAGTCCGAACAAATAAAAAAACTGCGTTCAGGATTAAAAGATATTTTTGATAATCAGCAAAATCTGATTTTATCAGATGCACAGCTGCTGAATGTATTAAGTGCACCACTAGCAACACTTGAATCAACACGTGATGCATTATCGACATTGGTTGAAGTGAACTTAAATTATCCACTTCGTAAGGATAGCTTGCTGCCGTATCGAAATGAACTGGAAAGCAAGATCCGTCAACAGCCTTCGATATCCGAGGGGTTAATGAGTGTGGCTATTGCAATAGGCCGTGCAGCGATCGTTGAAACCGAAGTGCTGGATGAAGAAAAAACGGCGATTGCGAAACAGCAGGCAAAAGACGCAGTGGAGCCGACACGTATTTTGCAAGGGCAGATTATCGTTCAGGAAGGCGAAGTCATTACACGCGAAATTTACCGCCAGCTTGAACTATTGGGGATGCTAGACAGTGAAGAGTCGATTAAACCGATTGCAGGGTTAATCATTTTGATCTTACTGCAGATGACTTTCCTGTTTGTTCTGTTTGATCGCTCGGAAAAAGACATTGCTTCAAAGCGCAATGAACTGCTCGTTACCATTATTGTGTATGCGATTGCGTTAATTATGATGAAACTGATTGCACTGATTTCATCGAATTTCGATCTGATGATTGCCTTTATTTTCCCGTCAGCATTAGTGACAATGCTTGTTCGCGTGCTCGCCAATGACCGCGTCGCAAGTATATTAACAATTATTACTGCTGCATCTGCTGGCATTATCTTTCATGAAGGATTATCCGGTATTTTGCAGATGGATACAGCGCTTTACATTTTATTTGGCGGATTTGCGTCGATTATTTTTATGCGCAGTCTGGAAAAAAGAACGGATATTTTGCAGGCGGTTGGTATTGTAACGCTTGTTAATATTGTATTTATCGCATTTTATATGCTGATGGCCCAGTCAGGCTACGGAATGAAAGAGGTTTCGTTTTATGTAGCTGCGGCAATTATTTCGGGACTGTTATCTGGTGCATTGATGATGGGTCTTCTGCCATATTTCGAAACGGCTTTCGGAATTTTATCGGTCGTGCGTCTTATCGAATTATCGAATCCGAATCACCCGCTGTTAAAGAAAATTCTGACGGAAACACCCGGTACGTATCACCATAGTATAATGGTTGCGAATCTGGCCGAAGCGGCATGTGAAGCGATCGGGGCTGATGGCTTGCTGGCAAGAGTAGGCTGCTATTATCATGATGTAGGAAAAACGCGAAGACCTCTATTTTTCATTGAAAACCAAATGGGGACAAATCCTCATGATACGATGGCACCCGAAAGTAGTGCGGAAATTATTATTGCGCATACTACAGATGGGGCAGAGTTATTGCGCAAGCATAAAATGCCACAGGAAATCATAGATATATGTCTGCAGCATCATGGGACAAGCACTCTGAAATTCTTTTTGTTTAAGGCTAAGGAAGAAGGGAAAGAATTGGACGAAAGTATATTCCGATACCCGGGTCCAAAGCCACAGACGAAAGAGACCGCAATCATCAGCATTGCGGACAGTGTGGAAGCGGCAGTCCGTTCGATGCAGCAGCCAAATGCAGAGAAAATACAGAAGCTTGTGCAATCGATCATTCAGGATCGTGTGCAGGATGACCAGTTTGATGAATGTGATATTTCGTTAAAAGAACTTAAAAAGATAGAAGACGTATTATGTGAAACATTGAATGGAACGTTCCACTCGCGTATTGAATATCCAAAGGAATAG
- the deoC gene encoding deoxyribose-phosphate aldolase, producing MTQNYAVMIDHTLLKAESTKEQVEKICAEAKEYGFASVCVNPTWVKFSAEQLAGTEVKVCTVIGFPLGATTSAVKAFETKDAIANGAGEIDMVINIGALKDGNYDLVREDIKAVVDAANGTLVKVIIETCLLTDEEKVKACELSVEAGADFVKTSTGFSTGGATAEDIALMRKTVGPDLGVKASGGVRSLEDMQRMIENGATRIGASSGVAIMNGLKSDSNY from the coding sequence ATGACTCAAAATTATGCAGTAATGATTGATCATACTTTATTAAAAGCTGAATCTACAAAAGAACAGGTAGAAAAAATTTGTGCAGAAGCGAAAGAGTACGGTTTTGCTTCAGTATGTGTAAACCCGACATGGGTGAAATTCAGTGCAGAGCAATTGGCTGGGACAGAAGTTAAAGTATGTACAGTTATCGGCTTCCCGTTAGGTGCTACAACTTCTGCAGTGAAAGCATTCGAAACAAAAGACGCTATTGCAAATGGTGCCGGCGAAATTGATATGGTTATTAATATTGGCGCTTTAAAAGATGGCAATTATGATTTAGTTCGTGAAGATATCAAAGCAGTAGTAGACGCTGCAAATGGTACATTAGTAAAAGTAATTATTGAAACTTGTCTATTAACGGATGAAGAAAAAGTAAAAGCTTGCGAACTTTCTGTTGAAGCAGGTGCTGATTTCGTTAAAACTTCTACTGGATTTTCAACAGGTGGAGCAACAGCGGAAGATATCGCTTTAATGCGTAAAACAGTCGGTCCGGATCTTGGTGTGAAAGCTTCCGGCGGTGTTCGAAGCCTGGAAGATATGCAACGTATGATCGAAAATGGGGCTACTCGAATTGGTGCTTCATCTGGTGTTGCTATCATGAATGGTCTAAAATCAGATTCTAATTACTAA
- a CDS encoding cytidine deaminase: MNMEQLMEQSKIAREFAYVPYSKFKVGAALLAEDGTVYNGCNIENAGYSMTNCAERTAFFKAVSEGNMKFKALAVVADTPGPCSPCGACRQVMSEFCAPDMPVYLTNLNGDVQQTTVAELIPGAFNTEDMKNAGK; this comes from the coding sequence ATGAACATGGAACAATTAATGGAACAATCAAAAATTGCACGTGAATTTGCTTATGTACCTTACTCGAAATTTAAAGTAGGTGCGGCGTTATTAGCGGAAGACGGTACAGTGTACAATGGCTGCAATATCGAGAATGCAGGATACAGCATGACAAACTGTGCGGAACGTACGGCGTTTTTCAAAGCAGTGTCAGAAGGCAATATGAAATTTAAAGCGCTGGCAGTCGTAGCAGACACACCGGGTCCATGTTCCCCATGCGGAGCTTGTCGACAAGTAATGAGTGAATTTTGTGCACCGGACATGCCCGTCTACTTAACAAATCTGAATGGTGACGTTCAACAAACAACGGTAGCTGAGCTGATCCCGGGTGCATTTAATACGGAGGATATGAAAAATGCAGGAAAATAA
- a CDS encoding sporulation protein YqfD — MNRSYKKLITIKLKQSKEASTFIMLMKEHKIQIFHLKFQKNEITFQVAHSNLSLLRKLRKKAKVKITIRYSEPERILQKDMVTAIGMIMLIILPIILSRFVWQVEVDAATIELEDEVALYLQNEMGVNFPVPKKTFLSDNEIRQTMMKEFREFSWVHIMKNGSKITINPQLAPKIEPVPKVNKNQHLVANNSGVVTHFQIERGVRQVEQNMTVYKGDVLVSGLLQHGEKEIVIGAEGEVFVDYWLETSFSVPKSIEMEVLDDHGWKYDVNWEKIGTAIEQMSIEPLKSVVTYKPYRMFHKKKEKISEKDVETIIMPLLHEKMISSLPLETAIKAEKLLHVYSDDDTVKGKVLYLINENIAQPHPIHQGE, encoded by the coding sequence ATGAACAGATCCTATAAAAAACTAATAACGATTAAACTTAAGCAATCTAAAGAAGCAAGCACTTTCATCATGCTGATGAAAGAGCATAAAATTCAAATTTTCCATTTGAAATTTCAAAAGAACGAAATAACTTTTCAAGTAGCGCATAGTAATTTGTCTTTACTGCGCAAACTAAGAAAAAAAGCGAAAGTAAAAATTACAATCCGTTATAGCGAGCCTGAGAGAATTCTGCAAAAAGATATGGTTACGGCAATTGGAATGATTATGCTAATCATCCTCCCGATTATTCTGTCCCGGTTCGTATGGCAAGTCGAAGTTGATGCCGCTACAATCGAGCTCGAAGATGAAGTAGCACTCTATTTACAAAATGAAATGGGTGTGAATTTTCCTGTACCCAAAAAAACGTTTTTATCCGATAATGAAATCCGACAGACGATGATGAAGGAGTTTCGGGAGTTTTCATGGGTACATATTATGAAGAACGGAAGTAAAATTACGATCAACCCGCAATTGGCACCAAAGATTGAACCCGTTCCAAAAGTGAACAAGAATCAGCATTTAGTGGCGAACAACAGTGGTGTCGTCACTCATTTCCAAATTGAACGGGGTGTACGTCAAGTTGAACAGAATATGACGGTATACAAGGGAGATGTTCTCGTTTCAGGTTTGCTGCAGCATGGGGAAAAAGAAATCGTTATCGGTGCAGAAGGAGAAGTATTTGTTGATTACTGGCTCGAAACGTCATTTTCCGTTCCGAAATCAATTGAAATGGAAGTATTGGATGACCATGGCTGGAAGTATGATGTGAACTGGGAGAAAATCGGGACAGCGATCGAACAGATGTCCATTGAACCGTTAAAGTCTGTTGTCACGTATAAGCCTTATCGAATGTTTCATAAAAAAAAGGAAAAGATAAGTGAAAAGGATGTAGAAACAATCATCATGCCGTTATTGCATGAAAAGATGATTTCTTCATTACCGCTTGAAACCGCCATAAAAGCAGAAAAACTTTTGCACGTCTACAGTGATGATGATACAGTTAAAGGGAAAGTCTTGTATTTAATTAATGAAAATATCGCACAACCACATCCAATTCACCAAGGAGAATGA